A window of Cheilinus undulatus linkage group 1, ASM1832078v1, whole genome shotgun sequence contains these coding sequences:
- the socs4 gene encoding suppressor of cytokine signaling 4, producing MSEKKPRGSDTRPKSGLRSWSADSYVWRGKKRSRSSRNGSSPEGMGAEGSEDLGVRSGSCPRRRRERKCSCSALGDSFGSADIDVVCRKALSRRSLRQKFQDAVGQCLPLRSHHHHHHHHHHHQSGSSRPFSVLFWSKRKIHVSELMQDKCPFSPKSELARCWHLIKNNATHSNALKDMETPLRPNISTSSSSPPQTPLSWEDICCSPEPGSISLEDWNPSCPHGEAEGSCSHTDYILVPDLLQINNSSCYWGVLNRFEAEELLEGKPEGTFLLRDSAQDEFLFSVSFRRYSRSLHARIEQNDKRFSFDVRDPCMYRDSSVTGLLRHYSDPATCLFFEPLLSRPLPRTFPFTLQHLSRAVICSCTTYQGIDCLPLPPQLRDYLRQYHIKCDGACAV from the coding sequence ATGTCTGAGAAGAAACCACGAGGTTCTGACACGCGCCCAAAGTCTGGCCTCCGCAGCTGGAGTGCTGACAGTTATGTCTGGCGAGGAAAGAAACGCTCCCGGAGTTCTCGTAACGGGTCAAGTCCTGAAGGGATGGGGGCAGAGGGATCAGAGGATCTGGGCGTGCGGTCAGGATCGTGTCCGAGGCGGCGGAGAGAGAGGAAGTGCAGCTGCAGCGCTCTTGGGGATTCTTTTGGGTCTGCAGATATTGACGTCGTTTGTCGGAAGGCCTTGTCTCGCCGCTCTCTTCGGCAGAAGTTTCAGGATGCCGTGGGTCAGTGTTTGCCTCTGCGctctcatcatcaccatcatcatcatcatcatcaccatcagtcAGGATCATCGAGACCCTTCTCTGTGCTCTTCTGGTCCAAACGCAAGATCCACGTCTCAGAGCTCATGCAGGATAAGTGTCCCTTTTCTCCGAAATCAGAACTGGCTCGATGTTGGCACCTTATAAAAAATAACGCCACTCATTCAAACGCCCTCAAAGACATGGAGACCCCACTCAGACCCAACATctctacctcctcctcttccccaCCACAGACGCCACTATCCTGGGAGGACATCTGCTGTTCTCCAGAGCCTGGAAGCATCAGCCTGGAGGACTGGAACCCCTCTTGTCCACATGGTGAAGCAGAGGGCAGCTGCAGCCACACGGACTACATCCTGGTCCCTGATCTGCTGCAGATCAACAACAGCTCATGTTACTGGGGTGTGCTGAACCGCTTTGAGGCTGAGGAGCTCCTGGAGGGTAAACCAGAAGGGACATTTCTGCTCAGAGACTCTGCCCAGGATGAGTTCCTCTTCTCTGTTAGCTTTCGGCGCTACAGTCGCTCTCTGCACGCACGCATAGAGCAGAACGACAAGCGTTTCAGCTTTGACGTGCGTGACCCGTGCATGTACAGGGATTCCAGTGTTACAGGACTTCTTAGACACTACAGCGACCCGGCTACATGCCTCTTCTTTGAACCCCTCCTTTCCAGACCACTACCAAGAACCTTCCCTTTCACTCTGCAGCACCTATCCAGGGCTGTGATCTGCAGCTGCACCACCTACCAGGGTATAGACTGCCTGCCACTGCCCCCTCAGCTCAGGGACTACCTCCGACAGTATCACATCAAGTGTGATGGCGCCTGTGCTGTGTGA